Proteins encoded by one window of Bacillus sp. DTU_2020_1000418_1_SI_GHA_SEK_038:
- a CDS encoding methyl-accepting chemotaxis protein: protein MSLKTKLIIGVLSTMILIIAACSGFTFISVNLFSENGRELTNGLSNDAQRDVSGFAEHYAGTLTYHETKNVKASINGIISSAKSDLATVASFNEVYSDNPEELVLLFEKIAKENKLISNMYLGTEDKEFIIYPNDYNLPDDYDPTVRPWYAPIKESGEQEYLITDAYLDAGTDIYMVTVSLPLYINNQLYGVLGADISLEKLTASIADTKVGETGYVILTDKEGALLAYKDHDLVAKNQNISSLPIYKEKSDGNVYLDIDQVTYVSEKDDETGWQIFSVLSQEEIKSFSEQISQNMSNRIAAADKELQGIFSKLLSIQIIIVLILLVISILISLFFAKYFIGPIIKLSDFLKSVANGDLSKKMDINTKDEIGLLFHSVNHMIDSLRTMANKMNQLILEVENDSKILNDQANVSTHVTNTVSSAMDEVATGSERLAADMVNISTHVENNDLAVRSMSERISKIVDHARETKSITSVGQAAMENMNNKMNMIVSQSIESATIMKKLDSKLQTINDITSLIHDLSEQTNLLSLNASIEAARAGEQGRGFAVVAQEVKKLAEQSRQSVGEISSLISEIQMDSSKALENIDLGRESAVEGAVMTDDTAKSYSKMFGFIESLAHDIDEIASSSETLTESSHSISSSVDSVVSISQQTSAGVEEVTSITEEQKQSVHEVKKISENLRELTDELRKSIEHFKVE, encoded by the coding sequence ATGTCACTAAAGACAAAGCTCATTATCGGTGTATTATCTACTATGATTCTTATCATTGCCGCTTGTTCTGGTTTTACCTTTATTTCTGTTAATCTTTTCTCTGAAAATGGGCGAGAATTAACAAATGGGCTTTCAAATGACGCTCAAAGGGATGTAAGTGGTTTTGCTGAGCATTACGCAGGTACTTTGACCTATCATGAAACGAAAAATGTTAAAGCATCTATTAATGGAATCATTTCAAGTGCAAAAAGTGATTTAGCGACAGTAGCAAGCTTTAATGAAGTTTATTCAGATAATCCTGAAGAACTGGTCCTGTTATTTGAAAAAATAGCAAAGGAGAATAAACTTATTTCTAATATGTACTTAGGAACTGAAGATAAGGAATTTATCATTTATCCTAACGATTATAACCTCCCTGATGATTATGATCCGACAGTTAGGCCATGGTATGCACCTATCAAGGAAAGCGGAGAACAGGAGTACCTTATTACCGATGCTTATCTTGATGCAGGCACAGATATTTATATGGTAACAGTCAGCTTGCCTCTTTACATAAATAACCAATTGTATGGTGTCCTTGGCGCAGATATATCTCTGGAAAAATTAACTGCATCCATAGCTGATACAAAGGTTGGAGAAACAGGATATGTGATTTTAACCGATAAAGAAGGAGCACTCTTAGCCTATAAAGATCATGATCTTGTTGCAAAAAATCAAAATATCTCTTCTCTGCCGATATATAAAGAAAAAAGTGATGGCAACGTTTATTTAGATATTGATCAAGTAACGTATGTTAGTGAAAAAGATGATGAAACTGGCTGGCAAATATTTTCAGTTTTGTCCCAAGAAGAAATAAAATCTTTTTCCGAACAGATTTCGCAAAACATGAGTAATCGAATCGCAGCTGCTGATAAGGAACTACAAGGCATCTTTTCAAAGCTGTTATCTATTCAAATTATTATCGTGCTGATCCTTCTCGTTATTTCTATTTTGATCAGTCTCTTTTTCGCTAAGTATTTTATCGGACCAATAATTAAGCTTTCCGACTTTTTAAAGTCTGTTGCAAATGGTGATTTATCCAAGAAAATGGATATTAATACAAAGGATGAGATTGGGCTTCTATTTCACTCTGTCAATCATATGATTGATAGCTTAAGGACAATGGCCAATAAAATGAATCAGCTCATACTGGAAGTAGAAAATGATTCTAAGATTCTAAACGACCAGGCGAATGTTTCAACACATGTGACCAATACAGTTAGTTCTGCAATGGATGAAGTAGCGACTGGATCTGAGCGGCTTGCAGCAGATATGGTGAATATTTCTACACATGTAGAAAACAATGATCTTGCTGTCCGTTCGATGTCTGAGCGAATCAGTAAAATTGTAGATCACGCAAGAGAGACGAAGTCGATTACATCAGTTGGACAAGCAGCAATGGAAAATATGAACAATAAAATGAATATGATTGTCAGCCAGTCTATTGAATCTGCGACAATAATGAAAAAGCTTGATAGTAAACTGCAAACGATTAATGATATTACGTCACTCATCCATGATTTATCTGAACAAACAAACCTCCTCTCCTTGAATGCTTCAATCGAAGCGGCTCGTGCTGGAGAACAAGGAAGAGGTTTTGCGGTAGTCGCACAAGAAGTAAAAAAACTGGCAGAACAAAGCCGCCAATCTGTAGGAGAAATATCAAGTCTTATTTCAGAAATACAGATGGATTCATCAAAGGCTTTAGAAAATATCGATCTTGGCAGAGAGTCAGCTGTTGAAGGCGCAGTAATGACAGATGATACGGCGAAAAGCTATTCTAAAATGTTTGGCTTTATCGAAAGTCTAGCTCATGATATTGATGAAATCGCCAGTTCCAGCGAAACACTTACAGAAAGCAGCCATTCGATATCTTCTTCAGTAGATAGCGTTGTATCCATCTCTCAGCAAACATCAGCAGGAGTTGAGGAGGTCACAAGTATTACAGAAGAACAGAAACAATCTGTTCATGAAGTTAAGAAAATCTCTGAAAATTTACGTGAGCTGACAGATGAATTAAGAAAGTCTATTGAGCATTTTAAAGTAGAATAG
- a CDS encoding CapA family protein — protein MKKKLSITLSIFFCLALIILSTSLIIKMYSEKQETTTVSLPVQIHPAKQVSVTPKYYVETITLGAIGDILIHDWVYQDAKTASGYDFNPMFQHINPILQKPDILLANQETILGGEEFGISSYPLFNSPQEVGDALIQAGVDIVSTANNHSLDKGEKGLVASMNYMDKIGLPHVGTYRSPEEQQTLVILTKKGIKVAFLSYTYGTNGIPIPKGKDYLVNLIDREKMKEEIHRAKNEADVVVMSLHWGNEYQRFPTAEQKELGQYLIKEGIDILFGHHPHVLQPIEWIKAADGRDALIVYSLGNFLSGQNWDYKDIGGIATINVTKSINESGVSIKLDQPAFFPTYVSKQKLRNYRIVPLEEAGNYGLKNAAEKYLEIQQHMIGGL, from the coding sequence ATGAAAAAGAAATTATCGATTACTCTCTCTATTTTTTTTTGTTTGGCCTTAATTATTTTATCAACAAGTCTCATAATTAAAATGTACAGTGAAAAGCAAGAAACAACGACAGTCAGTCTTCCCGTACAAATCCATCCAGCCAAACAAGTATCTGTCACCCCGAAATATTATGTTGAAACAATCACTCTCGGGGCGATCGGGGATATTCTTATTCATGATTGGGTATATCAAGATGCTAAGACCGCATCAGGTTACGATTTCAACCCAATGTTTCAGCATATTAACCCTATTCTTCAAAAACCAGATATCCTTCTCGCCAACCAGGAAACCATATTAGGAGGAGAGGAATTCGGTATTTCTAGCTATCCCCTATTTAATAGTCCTCAAGAAGTAGGTGATGCACTAATTCAGGCAGGTGTCGATATCGTTTCTACTGCTAACAATCACTCTCTTGATAAAGGTGAAAAAGGGCTTGTTGCTTCCATGAACTATATGGATAAAATCGGACTTCCACATGTAGGTACATATCGAAGCCCAGAGGAACAGCAAACACTTGTTATTCTTACTAAAAAGGGCATTAAAGTTGCTTTCCTTTCCTACACATACGGGACGAATGGAATCCCTATCCCAAAAGGTAAGGATTACCTTGTAAATTTAATTGATCGGGAAAAAATGAAAGAAGAAATTCACCGGGCAAAAAATGAAGCTGATGTAGTAGTGATGAGTCTTCATTGGGGAAATGAATACCAGCGTTTTCCAACAGCAGAACAAAAAGAATTAGGACAGTATTTAATTAAAGAAGGAATTGATATTCTTTTTGGTCATCATCCGCATGTTTTACAGCCGATTGAATGGATAAAAGCCGCTGACGGACGAGACGCTCTCATTGTTTATTCGCTAGGTAATTTTCTATCTGGACAAAACTGGGATTACAAAGATATTGGCGGAATAGCCACGATAAATGTTACAAAAAGTATTAATGAAAGCGGCGTTTCTATTAAACTCGATCAGCCTGCTTTTTTCCCAACCTATGTCTCAAAACAAAAACTAAGAAACTATCGTATCGTTCCCCTTGAAGAGGCGGGAAACTACGGGCTGAAAAATGCAGCTGAAAAATATTTAGAAATCCAGCAACACATGATTGGTGGTCTTTAG
- a CDS encoding two-component system sensor histidine kinase NtrB: MVSVQSNFNNLQENSVLSNIESHDFSMESDNLSNVSKLAAAFAHEIRNPLTTIKGYIQLIKPYLIERGKEHYADIALNEINRANDLIIDLLNFEKSQTSQKREVSLNQLISNIASLFEGEGLINKIKIDVQPSQENPSILGNEKQLKQVLINILKNAIESLYNGAKDRKQITLALKKEASHAYIIIEDNGCGMTAETIEHIFTPFYTTKETGTGIGLPICKKIIEAHNGSFHINSSAGKGTIMTLTLPLYIQKSGA; encoded by the coding sequence TTGGTTTCTGTCCAATCCAATTTTAATAATTTACAAGAAAACAGTGTGCTTTCAAATATAGAAAGTCATGATTTTTCAATGGAATCCGATAATCTATCCAATGTAAGCAAGCTAGCGGCAGCATTCGCTCATGAAATTAGAAATCCTTTAACAACGATAAAGGGATATATTCAGCTTATTAAACCTTATTTAATCGAAAGGGGCAAAGAGCATTATGCCGATATTGCCTTAAATGAGATCAATCGGGCTAATGATCTTATCATCGACCTTCTCAATTTTGAGAAATCTCAAACTTCCCAAAAGCGGGAGGTTTCTTTAAATCAACTTATAAGCAATATCGCCTCTCTTTTCGAAGGTGAAGGGTTGATAAACAAAATCAAAATTGATGTTCAACCATCTCAAGAAAACCCCAGTATTCTTGGTAATGAAAAGCAATTGAAACAAGTGTTAATAAATATATTAAAAAACGCAATCGAATCATTGTATAATGGCGCAAAAGATCGTAAACAAATCACTCTCGCCTTAAAAAAAGAGGCATCCCATGCTTATATCATCATTGAAGACAATGGCTGTGGAATGACAGCTGAAACAATCGAACATATATTTACACCATTTTATACGACAAAGGAAACAGGCACAGGCATCGGGCTCCCAATATGCAAGAAAATTATTGAAGCTCATAACGGAAGCTTTCATATTAACAGTTCAGCTGGAAAAGGAACCATTATGACATTAACATTACCCCTCTATATTCAAAAAAGCGGAGCCTAA
- the plsY gene encoding glycerol-3-phosphate 1-O-acyltransferase PlsY yields the protein MVINGIIIVLAYLLGSIPSGLIIGKIFYGVDIRQHGSGNLGGTNTFRTLGFKAGMAVTIADILKGTLAVLLPLFLGGEIHQLFAGIFAVIGHMYPIFAGFKGGKAVATSGGILLGYAPPMFIIMVLVFFICLYITKYVSLASMLAALVAVIYSVIIWDPPLIIVVSLLALFVIYRHRANIKRIINKSEPKIKWL from the coding sequence ATGGTAATAAACGGAATCATAATTGTTTTAGCTTATTTACTAGGGTCCATTCCATCAGGATTAATTATCGGTAAGATTTTTTACGGAGTCGATATTCGCCAGCATGGAAGCGGAAATTTAGGTGGGACAAACACTTTCAGAACTTTAGGATTTAAAGCAGGGATGGCTGTTACAATTGCAGATATCTTAAAAGGTACACTTGCTGTTTTACTTCCCTTATTCCTCGGTGGTGAAATACATCAGCTATTCGCTGGAATTTTTGCGGTTATTGGCCATATGTACCCTATTTTTGCTGGCTTTAAAGGTGGAAAAGCTGTAGCAACATCAGGCGGTATTTTATTAGGTTATGCCCCTCCAATGTTTATCATTATGGTATTGGTTTTCTTTATTTGCCTTTACATAACAAAGTATGTTTCGCTTGCTTCCATGCTTGCGGCACTCGTAGCTGTCATTTATTCCGTAATCATATGGGATCCACCTCTGATTATTGTCGTATCGCTGCTTGCTTTGTTTGTCATTTATCGTCACCGTGCCAATATTAAACGGATCATAAACAAATCGGAACCGAAAATAAAATGGCTCTAA
- a CDS encoding glycosyl hydrolase family 18 protein has protein sequence MARVEFHKKKPLSMKWIAAGLLFSCFLIISSIIFLLYPFASKETESYFQGENPILYEGVQSGNAIIEGNSVYLPISFIQENFDDAITFDEKSNSVIITTKNKVVQMPSESLTYYVNEEPVQLHFSVFKNKDNDMYLAIDPLLTYYPFQYTIMPGTNAIWIKENDQEILHAKVINKEVNEEKLRLRVDASLKTPYTGQVENGEKLFIEGEKEDYYFARKENGVAGYIKKDYLTAGETEKVTINRTHEEVVVPKIEGPIQLTWEAVYTKNPDTSQMPMMPGVNVISPTWFELGDRDGGIKNLGSLEFVNWAQNQGYQVWGLFSNAFDPVLTHEAFKNFETRQKMIRQLLHFSQIYQLNGINLDIENVNLEDGPLITQFVREAVPYFHEAGLVVSMDITFISTSGNWSAFYERDKLANLVDYMVVMAYDEHWGTSPKAGSVASLPWVEENLKRLLEVVPNDRLILGVPLYARLWEQKDSGEVSSKALSMAKVKQWLKANELTPVYDEASGQNYAELYSEKEQTTYKIWLEDELSLKKRADLAKKYNLAGVASWSRYFADESAWAALSLGNEQLTKK, from the coding sequence ATGGCTCGTGTAGAATTTCATAAAAAGAAGCCTCTATCAATGAAATGGATAGCAGCTGGGCTTCTATTTTCATGTTTTTTAATCATTTCAAGTATTATTTTTCTTTTATATCCGTTTGCTTCGAAAGAAACTGAATCATATTTTCAGGGAGAAAACCCCATTTTATATGAAGGCGTGCAATCCGGAAATGCCATAATTGAAGGAAATAGCGTATATTTGCCAATCTCTTTCATACAAGAGAATTTTGATGATGCCATCACTTTTGATGAAAAATCAAACTCCGTCATTATTACAACCAAAAATAAAGTGGTTCAAATGCCTTCCGAATCGCTAACCTATTATGTAAATGAAGAGCCTGTTCAATTACACTTTTCTGTATTTAAAAATAAGGATAATGACATGTATTTGGCAATTGATCCATTACTCACGTATTATCCATTCCAGTATACTATTATGCCAGGAACAAATGCCATATGGATAAAGGAAAATGATCAGGAAATCCTTCATGCGAAGGTTATTAATAAAGAAGTGAATGAAGAAAAGCTTCGTTTACGAGTAGATGCTAGTTTGAAGACTCCTTATACAGGGCAAGTAGAAAATGGAGAGAAGCTCTTTATTGAAGGTGAAAAGGAAGATTACTATTTTGCTAGGAAAGAAAATGGTGTGGCTGGATATATTAAAAAAGATTATCTAACCGCTGGGGAAACGGAGAAGGTTACCATTAATCGAACTCATGAAGAAGTTGTAGTCCCTAAAATTGAGGGGCCCATCCAGCTTACTTGGGAAGCCGTTTATACGAAGAATCCAGACACATCACAGATGCCTATGATGCCAGGGGTCAATGTCATTTCCCCTACATGGTTTGAATTAGGTGATCGGGATGGAGGAATAAAAAACCTCGGCTCTCTTGAATTTGTCAATTGGGCACAAAATCAAGGCTATCAAGTATGGGGGTTATTTTCCAATGCGTTTGATCCAGTCTTAACACATGAGGCGTTCAAGAATTTTGAAACTAGGCAGAAAATGATCCGCCAGCTTCTCCATTTTAGCCAAATTTATCAATTGAACGGTATTAATTTGGATATTGAAAATGTGAATCTTGAAGATGGTCCGCTTATCACTCAATTCGTACGTGAAGCTGTTCCATATTTTCATGAAGCAGGTCTTGTCGTCTCCATGGATATTACTTTTATTTCGACTAGCGGGAATTGGTCTGCTTTTTATGAAAGAGATAAGCTAGCTAATCTTGTTGATTATATGGTAGTCATGGCGTATGACGAGCATTGGGGCACTTCACCAAAAGCGGGAAGTGTAGCGAGTTTGCCGTGGGTAGAAGAAAATCTAAAAAGGCTGCTTGAGGTTGTCCCAAACGACAGGCTAATTCTTGGAGTTCCGTTATATGCGAGGCTATGGGAACAGAAGGACAGTGGAGAGGTTTCTTCTAAAGCTCTATCAATGGCGAAAGTAAAGCAATGGCTGAAAGCGAATGAACTAACTCCAGTTTATGATGAAGCGAGCGGTCAAAACTATGCTGAACTTTATTCTGAAAAAGAACAAACGACTTATAAAATTTGGCTAGAGGATGAGCTATCCTTAAAGAAACGCGCTGATTTGGCAAAAAAATATAATTTAGCAGGGGTTGCCAGCTGGTCAAGGTATTTTGCTGACGAATCTGCCTGGGCAGCTTTATCACTCGGCAATGAACAATTGACGAAAAAATAA
- the ade gene encoding adenine deaminase, whose amino-acid sequence MELTKEWMKRRIDVAAGRKPADLVIKNGKIVNVFTREIIEDHIAIVDGYIAGIGEFEGHETIDASGKYLVPGFIDGHVHIESSMVTPAEFCNVVLPHGVTTIIADPHEIANVSGTAGIDFMLQASEGIPLDVLLMLPSCVPATPFENAGATLNDEDLDPYYEHPRVIGLGEVMDYPSVFQNSDQMLNKLENASLKGKCIDGHAAGLDANGINVYMAAGIRTDHECVTAEEALERLRKGMYVMLREGSAAKDLVELLQAVNENNSRRCLFVTDDKHLDELIEEGSIDFNIKVAIREGIDPVLAIQMATLNAAECFGLKTKGAIAPGYEADILVLNNLENIEIEQVFKGGKLVAKNGKVTDPIKSMAAPPSAIINSINMNLIKSEDLKISLEKGRQANIIEILPNMIVTKHIIEEVVIENGLFQANIEKDQLKLAVLERHNNTGNIGLGIIKGLGINNGAIASTVAHDSHNIVASGTNDHDLVKAINLTREMAGGLVVVQNGNILASLPLPIAGLMSNMDFQTVNESIHELNKALLTIGCSMAFNPFVTLSFLALPVIPELKLTDIGLFDVKTFKHIEVEVSSAH is encoded by the coding sequence TTGGAGCTAACTAAAGAATGGATGAAACGAAGAATCGATGTAGCAGCAGGAAGGAAACCAGCAGATTTAGTTATAAAGAACGGGAAAATTGTAAACGTTTTTACGCGAGAAATTATTGAGGATCATATCGCAATTGTTGATGGCTATATTGCAGGGATTGGAGAATTTGAAGGACATGAAACGATTGATGCTTCAGGAAAATACTTAGTTCCTGGGTTTATTGATGGGCATGTGCATATTGAATCTTCTATGGTAACTCCTGCAGAGTTTTGTAATGTAGTCCTGCCTCACGGGGTAACAACCATTATTGCTGATCCACATGAAATTGCCAATGTTTCTGGAACAGCTGGGATTGATTTTATGTTGCAGGCGTCTGAAGGTATTCCGCTTGATGTATTATTAATGCTGCCTTCCTGTGTCCCCGCTACCCCATTTGAAAATGCTGGCGCAACATTGAATGATGAAGATTTAGATCCTTATTACGAACACCCAAGGGTTATTGGGCTTGGCGAGGTTATGGATTACCCTTCTGTCTTCCAAAATAGCGACCAGATGCTTAACAAACTTGAGAATGCCAGTTTGAAAGGCAAGTGCATTGACGGCCATGCAGCCGGACTTGATGCAAATGGGATTAATGTTTACATGGCTGCCGGGATACGAACAGATCACGAATGTGTAACAGCTGAGGAAGCTCTGGAAAGACTTCGAAAAGGTATGTATGTCATGCTGCGTGAAGGTTCGGCTGCAAAAGATTTAGTTGAACTATTACAGGCAGTGAATGAAAATAATTCACGCCGCTGTCTATTCGTTACTGATGATAAGCATTTGGATGAATTAATTGAAGAAGGAAGTATTGATTTCAATATAAAGGTAGCAATCAGAGAAGGAATTGATCCAGTACTAGCCATTCAAATGGCAACCTTAAATGCAGCAGAATGCTTCGGGTTAAAGACAAAAGGCGCAATCGCCCCAGGATATGAAGCGGATATCCTAGTATTAAATAATTTAGAAAACATTGAGATTGAACAGGTTTTTAAAGGTGGGAAACTTGTTGCTAAGAACGGGAAAGTAACTGACCCAATCAAGTCAATGGCCGCTCCCCCTTCAGCTATTATTAACAGTATAAATATGAATTTGATAAAAAGTGAGGATCTAAAAATCAGTCTGGAGAAAGGCCGGCAGGCTAATATTATTGAAATATTGCCAAATATGATTGTAACAAAGCATATTATTGAGGAAGTTGTAATCGAAAATGGGCTTTTTCAAGCAAATATTGAAAAGGATCAATTAAAATTAGCTGTCCTAGAGCGTCATAATAACACAGGCAATATTGGTCTTGGAATCATCAAAGGCTTGGGAATTAATAATGGAGCAATTGCTTCTACTGTTGCGCATGATTCACATAATATTGTGGCTTCGGGCACTAACGATCATGATCTTGTCAAAGCAATTAACTTAACAAGAGAGATGGCTGGAGGTTTAGTCGTTGTTCAAAATGGGAATATTCTTGCTTCACTCCCATTGCCTATAGCAGGACTCATGTCAAATATGGACTTCCAGACAGTTAATGAGAGTATTCATGAATTAAATAAAGCCTTACTCACAATAGGCTGTTCCATGGCATTTAATCCGTTTGTTACTCTCTCCTTTCTGGCTCTCCCAGTGATTCCTGAATTAAAGCTTACAGATATTGGATTATTTGATGTTAAAACCTTTAAACATATAGAGGTGGAAGTGAGTTCAGCACATTAA
- a CDS encoding NCS2 family permease, which yields MSMIEKGLGSNLPPTRNNLLEKLFKLSERKTNVRTEILAGITSFLTMSYIIFVNPAILADAGIPKEAALAATIYASVFCTILMALWANYPVAVAPGMGLNAFFAYTVVLGQGLTWQTALGAVFISGVVFLILTVTGIRQKIVDGVPDVLKSAIAVGIGLFIAFIGLKNAELVVANEATFVALGDVTSLGPMLALLGFIIAAILMAKRVKGALLISILATSVIAMIAGFISFPKSIGDIVSLNLPSMSETFLAMDLMGAIGYGVLSVIFSFTIVELFDNLATLIGLTKKAGLTDENGKIENLDRALQADAIGTMASAAFGSTALNAYVENATGISEGGRTGLTALTAGVLFFLALIFAPLIVFIPSVATAPILILVGALMISEIRHISFDDFTDVIPVFLTIVLMPLTFSIAEGLAFGFISYTLLKLLTGKRKQIHWIMYIVSAAFIINFIMSGH from the coding sequence ATGTCCATGATTGAAAAGGGTTTAGGATCCAACCTCCCACCAACTAGAAATAACCTATTGGAAAAACTGTTCAAGCTGTCTGAAAGGAAAACAAATGTAAGAACTGAAATTTTGGCAGGAATTACTTCATTTTTAACGATGAGTTATATAATATTCGTCAACCCTGCCATACTAGCTGATGCTGGTATTCCGAAAGAAGCTGCACTTGCTGCAACCATTTATGCGAGTGTTTTCTGTACAATCCTAATGGCCCTTTGGGCAAATTACCCTGTTGCAGTCGCCCCAGGAATGGGACTAAATGCCTTTTTCGCCTATACTGTCGTTCTTGGTCAAGGACTAACATGGCAGACAGCACTTGGAGCCGTATTTATTTCAGGGGTTGTGTTTTTAATTTTGACTGTTACGGGTATCCGGCAAAAAATCGTTGATGGTGTGCCAGATGTATTAAAATCTGCAATAGCCGTAGGAATTGGTCTATTCATTGCCTTTATTGGCTTAAAAAATGCAGAGCTTGTTGTTGCAAATGAAGCAACCTTTGTCGCTTTAGGAGACGTAACAAGCCTTGGCCCAATGCTAGCATTATTAGGATTCATCATTGCAGCCATATTAATGGCTAAACGTGTAAAAGGCGCTCTTCTTATAAGTATTTTAGCTACTAGTGTTATTGCTATGATTGCTGGCTTCATTAGTTTTCCTAAATCCATTGGCGATATCGTTTCTTTAAACCTGCCAAGTATGTCTGAAACCTTCCTGGCAATGGACCTTATGGGTGCTATTGGATACGGTGTCCTCTCTGTAATTTTCTCTTTTACTATCGTAGAATTATTTGATAACTTAGCTACTTTAATTGGATTAACGAAGAAAGCTGGCCTTACTGATGAAAACGGTAAAATCGAAAATTTAGACCGCGCCCTTCAGGCTGATGCGATTGGGACAATGGCAAGTGCTGCTTTTGGAAGCACAGCATTAAATGCCTATGTAGAGAACGCAACCGGGATTTCGGAAGGCGGCAGAACTGGCTTAACCGCTTTAACAGCCGGTGTCCTCTTCTTTTTGGCTTTAATTTTTGCACCATTAATTGTGTTCATCCCTTCAGTTGCTACCGCTCCAATCTTAATCCTTGTCGGAGCATTAATGATTAGTGAAATTAGACATATTAGTTTTGATGATTTTACCGATGTAATTCCTGTGTTTTTAACTATTGTCTTAATGCCTCTCACATTTAGCATCGCAGAAGGCTTAGCATTTGGTTTCATTTCTTACACACTTTTAAAACTTTTAACGGGGAAAAGAAAGCAAATTCATTGGATAATGTATATCGTAAGTGCTGCATTTATTATAAACTTTATAATGAGTGGACACTAA
- a CDS encoding XdhC family protein codes for MNSLQLLQRTIDLQKGGEKAALATVIRTKGSTPRKAGTKMIIFPCGKIEGTIGGGCGEAEVIEKAFEVINSSRPTKYVVDLTKGLLYEDGGICGGIMDVFIEPI; via the coding sequence ATGAATTCATTACAGCTTTTACAAAGAACAATAGATTTACAGAAAGGGGGTGAGAAAGCAGCTCTTGCTACTGTTATCCGAACTAAGGGCTCAACACCAAGAAAAGCTGGAACTAAAATGATCATTTTCCCATGCGGAAAAATTGAAGGAACGATTGGAGGTGGCTGTGGAGAGGCGGAAGTCATCGAAAAAGCTTTTGAAGTGATTAATAGCAGCAGACCAACTAAATATGTTGTCGATCTTACGAAAGGTTTGTTGTATGAAGATGGTGGAATTTGCGGCGGCATTATGGATGTTTTTATCGAACCGATCTAA
- a CDS encoding XdhC family protein — protein MINQKLYNRLTESLKKRRDVFFITITDHTNSHMIGQKALLWPSGDIYSETPLSPALQSKMLESCERLIRRKRTGVISFFLFGDYVECFAEYYPIPIHLIVAGAGHVCEPVVEMGKMLEFYVTVIDDRIDFANWERFPNADEVCCQSYFDYFREVELTDHTYILLITRGHKYDVLSLQELLKRKDRAAYIGMIGSRRRISGVFNELMQDFPNESFDHLFTPVGLDIGAETPSEIAVSIMAEILKVKNQTSGSSLSSSIRDYAKMGFHEGAVR, from the coding sequence ATGATAAATCAAAAGTTATACAATCGACTAACTGAATCATTAAAGAAGCGTCGGGATGTCTTTTTTATTACGATTACTGACCATACAAATTCTCATATGATAGGACAAAAAGCTTTACTTTGGCCAAGTGGGGATATCTATTCTGAAACTCCCCTCTCCCCTGCCCTTCAAAGTAAAATGCTGGAAAGCTGCGAAAGACTGATTCGAAGGAAAAGAACTGGTGTGATTTCCTTCTTTTTATTCGGAGATTACGTAGAATGCTTTGCTGAATACTATCCTATTCCGATTCACCTTATCGTAGCTGGTGCAGGTCATGTCTGTGAGCCTGTCGTAGAAATGGGCAAAATGCTTGAATTCTATGTCACTGTTATTGATGATCGCATTGACTTTGCCAATTGGGAGCGCTTCCCTAATGCGGATGAGGTTTGCTGCCAATCGTATTTTGACTATTTTCGGGAGGTGGAATTAACGGATCATACTTATATCCTTCTAATAACGAGAGGCCATAAATATGATGTATTAAGCTTACAAGAGTTATTAAAACGGAAAGATAGAGCTGCCTATATTGGAATGATTGGAAGCAGAAGGCGTATTTCCGGTGTATTCAACGAACTTATGCAGGACTTCCCAAATGAAAGCTTTGATCATTTATTTACCCCAGTAGGACTTGATATTGGTGCAGAGACACCTTCCGAAATTGCGGTAAGTATCATGGCTGAAATATTAAAAGTAAAAAATCAAACATCTGGCAGCTCCTTAAGCAGCAGCATTCGGGATTATGCGAAGATGGGTTTTCATGAGGGGGCAGTAAGATGA